The Haloplanus natans DSM 17983 DNA segment TATTCGGGGGTTCACGACCAACTCGACGACTGGGGCTACGACGACGTACTCGACTACCTCTACGACGCCTGCGAGATGGCGCTCGATACGGGCTTGCTCCCCCACAGCAATCCCGGCGACCTGCGGGAAGACGAACTGGATCGGCTGGCCGAGGTCAACGCCAGCATGGGCGTCATGCTGGAGACGACGGCGGACGTGAGCGCGCATTCGGGCGGGCGAAAGAAGACCCCGGAGCGGCGGCTTGGCACCATCCGGGCCGCGGGCGAGGCCGGCGTTCCCTTCACCACGGGGATTCTGGTCGGCATCGGCGAGAATCGCCGCGACCGTGCGGAGAGCCTACTCGCCATCGGCGAACTCCACGACCGCTACGACCATATCCAGGAGGTGATCGTCCAGAACGTCGTTCCGAACGAGCGCTCGGACTTCGAGCGGCCGAGCGTCGAGACGATGCGCGAGACGGCGGCGATGGCGCGGGCGGCGCTGCCTACGGAAGTGTCCGTACAGGTGCCGCCGAACCTCTCGCCGACCCGAGAGCTCTTGGACTGCGGCGTCGACGACCTGGGGGGCGTCTCGCCGGTCACGGACGACTACATCAACCCGGAGTACGCGTGGCCGGCGCTCGAGGAACTCGAATCGCTCGCCGCCACGGCGGGTATCCCCCTCCGGGAGCGCCTGCCGACCCACGAGCGGTATCTGCCCCCGACCGTCCGGCGGGCGGGCGTCGAGGGCGCGCCGGGGACGTGGCTCCGACCGGCGATCCGGGCGGCGCTCGGCGCCGACGACGACGCCGGGATGCGGTATCGCGCCGTCGCGGACGCCCCGTGAGCGGTCACAGGAGCCGTTCTTCGAGGTCCGGCAGGCGCTTGCGGACGAGCGTGTAGGCGCCGCCGACGACGAGGAACGTGAGGGCGACGCGACCGACGGGTGGGTCGAACAGGATCAGCCCCGGCGACATGAACAGGACGGTGAGCAGGTAGTCCTCGGGGGCGCCGTCGTAGCGAACCAAGTAGCGGGGGCGGAGCCACCGGCTCCGGGAGTGGAGGTAGACCGCCTCGGCGGAGGTCCGCTCCCAGGGCCGGGGTTCGGTGCCCGCGCCGAAGGTGTCGCTGACGGAGTGGACGGCTGCCGAGAGGAGGAAGTACGCGACGGCAACGGTCACGGCCGAGGGCCGGAGGGCGGCGACGGCGAGAGCCGGGACCGCCCCCAGCCAGTAGTAGTCGGGGAAGTGGAGCGTCTTGCGGTGGACGCCGGCGAAGAGGTCGAGGTCGGGGAAGACGCCGCCGGCGATGGCGGCGATGGCGGCAGGGGCGGCCAGTTCGGGCGCGACGAACGTTAGGGGCACCGCGAGCAACAGTCCGACGGCCGCGTGCGTCGTCGCCATCATGCTCAGTCGTCCGCCGGGGTGGGCGATCGATCGAGCATCGGCGTCCCGTCGGCCCGGGGGCCGAGTCGGGGGCCGTAGGGGGCGTCGTCGGGGTCGATCGGTCGGCGCCGTTCGTAGTCGGTAGAGCGCTCGACCGGCCGGCGACCGATGGCTGTCACCATGTCGACGTAGTCGGCGACGGACCGGAACTCGCCGTAGTCGCCGCCGGCGCGTTTCGTTATCTCCTCGGAGAGGAGCGTCCCCATGAAGTCGTTGGCGCCACAGGAGAGGGTCTTCAGCGACTTCTCGTCACCGAACTTCACCCACGAGGTCTGAATGTTCTCGATGTTGTCCAGAAAGAGCCTGGAGACGGCGATCATGAGTTCGTCCTCGGCGTCGGTGGCGCCGCCGGAGACGAGGCCGCGGTCGTAAAGCGGTGTCCGCTGGTGGACGAAAGAGAGGGGGACGAACTCGGTGATCCCGCCCGTTCGGTCCTGCAGGTCACGCACCCGTTTCAGGTGCATGGCTCGGTGCATCTCGTTTTCGACGTGGCCGTACATCATCGTCGCGGTGACGGGGAGGCCGGCGGCCATCGCTCCCTCCATCGCGTCGAGCCACTCGCCCGTGTCCATCTTCGCCGGACAGATCACCTCGCGCACCTCGTCGACGAGGATTTCGGCGGCGGTGCCGGGCGCGCTGTCGAGGCCCGCCCCACGCAGGCGGCGGTAGATCGACTCGTACGACCAGTCGGTGCCACGGCGAGCGTGATAGGCCTCCTCGGGCGTCACGGAGTGGACGTGGACGCCGTCGACGGACATGGCGCGGATCTGCTCGGCGTAGGTGCCGGGCGAAGTGGTGTACGCCTCCGGCGGGCGGTAGTTCACGCGCTCCGGGTCCTCGACGGCGTCGAGCAGTTCGCGGTGGTCGGCGTCGAGGGCGAACGCGGGGTGGAGCCCGCTGACCGAGCACACCTCGGAGATACCGCGGTCGACCGCCGCCTCGACGGCGCGTCGCGACTCGGCGGGCGTCTTCGTGAAGCCGCCGTGGTCGTCCGGGGCGTCGGCTTCGAACGCCGACGCGCGGTCCTTGAAGTTACAGAACAGACAGCCGGTGTCACAGGCCGTCGTGACGTTGTTGTTGAGGTTGACGACGAACGTCACGTCGTCGCCGACGACGTCGGCGCGGCGCCGGTCGGCCGCCTCCAGCACCCGTTCTTTCCGGACGGGGTCGATTCCCGGGCGATCCGTCCCGGTCGTCAGGAGTTCGACCCCGTCGTCGACGGTGAGCCGGTGGCCGTCACGCGCGTTCGCCAGCGCGTTCTCGAACGACTGGTCGGTGACGGGGACGTGCTCGAAATCGAAATCCCCCGCCGCCGTGTCGGCGTCACTCATCGTGACATCACAGACGCCCGAGGCTAATAGGGGTTGTCGTCACCGCCGTCGCGTGTCAAAAGACCCATACCGGACGGTGCCGACACCACGGGTATGCACGCGCGGGTCCGTCGCCTGATCGAACGCGCCTACGAGCGCCTCCTCCGGCGCGACATCGACGGCACCCCCGACCACGTAGCCATCATCCAGGATGGCAACCGGCGGTACGCCCGCGAACGCGGCAACGGGGCCGCCGACGGCCACCGCGAGGGCGCCCGGACGACCGAACAGGTGCTCCGCTGGTGTCAGGAACTCGATATCGACGAGCTCACGCTCTATGCCTTCTCGACGGAGAACTTCGAGCGCCCGCCCGCGGAGCGCGAACACCTGTTCGACCTCATCGAGTCGAAACTGCGGAGCTTCGCCGACAAGGAGGACGTCCACGAGAACGAGGTGTGTATCCGGGCGCTCGGCGAAGTCGACCGCCTGCCCGACCGGGTTCGCGAGGCCGTGGCCTACGCCGAGGAGCGGACGGCGGGGTACGACCGCTTTCGGCTGAACGTCGCGCTGGCCTACGGCGGCCGGGCGGAGTTGCTGGGCGCCGCCCGCGACACGCTGCGGGCGGTGGCCGACGGCAACCTCGACCCCGCGGACGTCGACGCCACCGAGATCGAACGCCGGCTCTACGCCCGACCCGTCCGCGACGTGGACCTCATCGTCCGCACCGGCGGCGACGAGCGAACGAGCAACTTCCTGCCGTGGCACGCCAACGGCAACGAGGCCGCGGTCTTTTTCTGTGCGCCCTACTGGCCGGAGTTCTCGAAGATCGACTTCCTGCGGGCGATCCGTACCTACGAATCGCGGGCGGCGTCGTGGCGCCACACCCGCCGGGAGCGGGCCGCCGCGCTGGTTCGGGCCGTCGCGGGGTCGTCGCTGATCGAGACCCGGGAGGTCGTTGGCCGCCTTCGAGAGCAGGCTCCCCACGTCGCCACCGACGAACTGACCGCGGAACTCGACCCGCCGGACGGCAACACGACGGAGTAGGCCGAGACGCTTTGTACCGCCCGGCCGTGTCGCCCGTATGCTCCAAGTCGCACTCCAGACGGCCACGTCGGCGCCGACACCCGTGGTCGGCCCGGGGGGTCTCGCCGCCTACTGGGACCTCGCCCGTCGTGCGGTGTGGTTCGTCGCCGGCTTCGTCGCCGTCGTCCTCGTCGGGTGGTTTGTGATCGAACCGCTCGTCGCGCGGTTCGTCCGCCGGCGCAACCGGAACAACCCGACGATTCAGGAGGCCGTCTCCCGGTACGTCCGCCTGCTCGCCCTCGTCGTCGCCTTCTTCGTCGCCGCGGGCACCGCGGGCTACGGCCGGTTCATCGGCGACTCGGCGCTCGTCATCGCGGCCGGGACTCTCGCCGTCGGCGTCGCCGGCCAGACCGTCATCGGCTCCATCGTCAGCGGTCTCGTCCTCGTCGTCGACCCCGAGTTCAACGTCGGCAACTACGTCGAGTGGGCGGACCACGAGGGGACCGTCCAGTCCATCACGCTCCGGGTGACGCGGGTCCTGACGCCCGACGGCGAACTCGTCACGGTCCCGAACACGCTCCTGACGGGGCAGGCGATCACCCGACCGTACGGCCGGGGACGGTACCGGATCGTCGAACACGTCGGCGTCGCCTACGAGGCGGACGTGGCGGCGGCGCTCGATCACCTCACCGCGGCCACCGAGGCCGTCGACGACATCGTGGCCGAGCCGACGCCGAAGGCGTACGTCGACGACTTCGGCGCCGACGCGGTGGTGCTACGGGTCCACTACTGGATCGAAGACCCACGCAGACAGGACATCTTCGCCGTCCGGTCGGCGTACGCCCGGGCGGCCAAGGAGCGACTGGAGGCGGCCGGAATCACGATCAGCCCGGCTTCGAAGCGGGAGCTTCTGGGTCGGATCGACGTCGACGACGGCGAGGCCGACTAGTCGTCGCGTGCCACCGTCGCCAGCAGGAGCCGTTTCGTGCCGCGTCGAAGCGCTCGAACGACTCGGACCGGACGACGAAGTGGTGGCTCCCCGAGTCGGTTTCCGTCCCCGCCTCGCGGATGGGATGGACCGTTGGCTCCGGTCCCGGACCACCGTCTCCATCAGCGTGAGGTCCGGGTGTTCGTTCCGGCGGACCGCCGTCAACTCGCTCACCCGTCCGACCCCTCCGTTCGGTTCCGGCGCCCGCGCAACCAGTCGCCGACGACGCGCTCGGTCGCCGGCGACGCGAGGACGACGCTCGCGAGGATACCGCCCCGCCGACTGCGATAGCCGGCGTGAGCGGCTCGCTCAGGAGGACGATTCCGAGGACGACCGTCGTCAGCGGCTCGCTCGTGCTGACGATGCTGGCCGTGCTGGCCGGGATGCGCGCCAAACCGGCGGTGAACAGGATCATCGGGAACAGCGTCCCGACGACGGTGATGCCGGCGATCAGGCCCCAGTCGGCCGGCGCCGTCGGCACGGTGAGCGTCCCCGTCCCGACCCCGTACAGCAGGACGGCGGCCGTCACGCCGAGAAAGACGTACGCGGCGTGGACGAGCGGGCGAACCGTCGCCACCATGACGCGGGTGCCGATCGAGTAGACCGTGTAGGCGAGCGACGCGACGCCGACGAGGAGGAATCCGGGGAGGCCGAACGCCACGCCGCCGCCCGCGACGAGCGCGACCCCGCCGAGTCCGGCGGCCAGCGCAAGCGTCTTCGGAACCGTCACCGATTCGTCGAGCGTGACCGCCGAGACGAGCGTCACCTGTACCGGGTAGGTGAAGAGCACGAGCGTCGCGACGCCGGCCGACAGCCACGCCAGGCTCTCGAAGTAGGCAATCGACATGAGACCGTAGACGAGGCCGAGGCCGAGTTCGGCGGCGAGCGTCCGGGGGGCGAGGCGAACCTCGTACCCCCGGCGGGCGAGATAGCCCCAGAGAATCGCCGTCGCGGCGAGAAAGCGGCCGCCGAGAAGGGTCGCCGTCGACAGCCCGACGGCGCGGGCGAGTTCGCCGAAGATGCCCAGGGTCCCGAAGAGGGCCGCACCGGCGACGACGAGGGCGACGCCGGTGCCCGTGCCGGCGTCGGGGGGTCGTCCGTCCATACGCGTACCAGTGTCCCCCGCGTCAACTACCTGCCGGATACGAGTGTCGGCCGTTTAATTACGCGGGGACAGCGAAGACACACGTGTGCCGCCGATTCGCCGGGACGGGAGCGGCGTCACTCCGAGCGGCTTGCCAGCGGGCCGGCGACGGGGACGGCCCGAGAGCGGCGTCGGCGTCCCAACTTCCGAGGGACATCACTCCCGTTCGTCCGCCGGCGTTCCGGCTAGCGACCAAATCGCCGCTGACGGTTCTGGTAGTCCAGCACGGCCCGCAGATAATCGCGCTTGCGCACGTCCCGCCAGTTCACGTCGGTGAAGTAGAGTTCGGAGTAGACGGACTGCCAGATCATGAAATCGGAGAGTCGTTCGGCGCCGGTTTTGATCAACAGATCGGGTTCGTCGGGAAAGACCAGTCGGCGTTCCACGTCCGCCTCGTCCACGTCCGCGGGGTCGAGGTCGCCGGCCTCGACCTCCTCGGCGAGCGAGCGGACGGCGGCGGCGAACTCCCCTTTGCCGCCCAGGCCGACGTTGACCTGCACGGGGGCGTCGACGGGCTCGGTGTCGTCGGGGGCGCGGACGGCGACGGGTCGGGGGGCGTCGATGGTCCGAAGCTCCCGTTCCAGCGTCGGCACCACGGCCTCGTCGAGGACGCTCACCGAGACGGTGGCGCGCTCGGCGCCGTAGTCGAAGGCCCAGCCGAGGACGCGTTCGAGGCGGTCGTACGCCCCCTGTTCCAGCAGGTCCCGCTCGGTGAGAACGAGGGCGACGTGTGCCGGCGGGTCGGCGGCGTGGAAGCGCTGTCTGAGCGCGAGATACCGATCGTACAGGCCCACGGTGAGGGCAGGTGACGCGGGTGCAAAAGCCCACGGATTCGGCCAACTCGGTGACGTGAGCGGGCCGTGTCGGGACCGTTAAGTGGCCGTCCGAGGTAGCGGAGGGTGTGACGTCCACCCTTCGTCGGGCCGGAGGGTTCGCGGCGGTCGGGACGCTCGCGCTCGCCGCCCCGGAACTCGGGCGGGCGGCCGCCGCCCCCTTCGCCATCGTGGCGCTCCTCGCCGCGTTCGTCGTCGACGAGGGGCCGGTGTTCGAACTCTTCGCCCGGCCACAGGACCGGCGCGACGGCCGACTCAACGGCCTCGCCGGGTTCGCACTCGCCGCGACAGGGCTCGCCGTCCTCGCGACCGCCCCCCGAGAGTCGATGCCGACGACCGTCT contains these protein-coding regions:
- a CDS encoding DMT family transporter; this encodes MDGRPPDAGTGTGVALVVAGAALFGTLGIFGELARAVGLSTATLLGGRFLAATAILWGYLARRGYEVRLAPRTLAAELGLGLVYGLMSIAYFESLAWLSAGVATLVLFTYPVQVTLVSAVTLDESVTVPKTLALAAGLGGVALVAGGGVAFGLPGFLLVGVASLAYTVYSIGTRVMVATVRPLVHAAYVFLGVTAAVLLYGVGTGTLTVPTAPADWGLIAGITVVGTLFPMILFTAGLARIPASTASIVSTSEPLTTVVLGIVLLSEPLTPAIAVGGAVSSRASSSRRRRPSASSATGCAGAGTERRGRTGERVDGGPPERTPGPHADGDGGPGPEPTVHPIREAGTETDSGSHHFVVRSESFERFDAARNGSCWRRWHATTSRPRRRRRRSDPEAPASKPG
- the cofG gene encoding 7,8-didemethyl-8-hydroxy-5-deazariboflavin synthase subunit CofG; the encoded protein is MTRAPETDDERVAPETLVEADATDALLDVTPADVEPASELTFARNVFLPLTTACRYTCTYCTFYDPPGEATLMPPEAVREQLQVGADAGCTEALFTFGDAPDERYSGVHDQLDDWGYDDVLDYLYDACEMALDTGLLPHSNPGDLREDELDRLAEVNASMGVMLETTADVSAHSGGRKKTPERRLGTIRAAGEAGVPFTTGILVGIGENRRDRAESLLAIGELHDRYDHIQEVIVQNVVPNERSDFERPSVETMRETAAMARAALPTEVSVQVPPNLSPTRELLDCGVDDLGGVSPVTDDYINPEYAWPALEELESLAATAGIPLRERLPTHERYLPPTVRRAGVEGAPGTWLRPAIRAALGADDDAGMRYRAVADAP
- a CDS encoding mechanosensitive ion channel family protein, with translation MLQVALQTATSAPTPVVGPGGLAAYWDLARRAVWFVAGFVAVVLVGWFVIEPLVARFVRRRNRNNPTIQEAVSRYVRLLALVVAFFVAAGTAGYGRFIGDSALVIAAGTLAVGVAGQTVIGSIVSGLVLVVDPEFNVGNYVEWADHEGTVQSITLRVTRVLTPDGELVTVPNTLLTGQAITRPYGRGRYRIVEHVGVAYEADVAAALDHLTAATEAVDDIVAEPTPKAYVDDFGADAVVLRVHYWIEDPRRQDIFAVRSAYARAAKERLEAAGITISPASKRELLGRIDVDDGEAD
- the cofH gene encoding 7,8-didemethyl-8-hydroxy-5-deazariboflavin synthase subunit CofH: MSDADTAAGDFDFEHVPVTDQSFENALANARDGHRLTVDDGVELLTTGTDRPGIDPVRKERVLEAADRRRADVVGDDVTFVVNLNNNVTTACDTGCLFCNFKDRASAFEADAPDDHGGFTKTPAESRRAVEAAVDRGISEVCSVSGLHPAFALDADHRELLDAVEDPERVNYRPPEAYTTSPGTYAEQIRAMSVDGVHVHSVTPEEAYHARRGTDWSYESIYRRLRGAGLDSAPGTAAEILVDEVREVICPAKMDTGEWLDAMEGAMAAGLPVTATMMYGHVENEMHRAMHLKRVRDLQDRTGGITEFVPLSFVHQRTPLYDRGLVSGGATDAEDELMIAVSRLFLDNIENIQTSWVKFGDEKSLKTLSCGANDFMGTLLSEEITKRAGGDYGEFRSVADYVDMVTAIGRRPVERSTDYERRRPIDPDDAPYGPRLGPRADGTPMLDRSPTPADD
- a CDS encoding undecaprenyl diphosphate synthase family protein codes for the protein MGLYDRYLALRQRFHAADPPAHVALVLTERDLLEQGAYDRLERVLGWAFDYGAERATVSVSVLDEAVVPTLERELRTIDAPRPVAVRAPDDTEPVDAPVQVNVGLGGKGEFAAAVRSLAEEVEAGDLDPADVDEADVERRLVFPDEPDLLIKTGAERLSDFMIWQSVYSELYFTDVNWRDVRKRDYLRAVLDYQNRQRRFGR
- the uppS gene encoding polyprenyl diphosphate synthase; amino-acid sequence: MHARVRRLIERAYERLLRRDIDGTPDHVAIIQDGNRRYARERGNGAADGHREGARTTEQVLRWCQELDIDELTLYAFSTENFERPPAEREHLFDLIESKLRSFADKEDVHENEVCIRALGEVDRLPDRVREAVAYAEERTAGYDRFRLNVALAYGGRAELLGAARDTLRAVADGNLDPADVDATEIERRLYARPVRDVDLIVRTGGDERTSNFLPWHANGNEAAVFFCAPYWPEFSKIDFLRAIRTYESRAASWRHTRRERAAALVRAVAGSSLIETREVVGRLREQAPHVATDELTAELDPPDGNTTE